The Methanosphaera stadtmanae DSM 3091 genome includes a window with the following:
- a CDS encoding phosphorylating glyceraldehyde-3-phosphate dehydrogenase, which produces MKSIGINGYGTIGKRVADAVSAQDDMKIVGVTKRTPDYEAKAAVEKGYDLYISVPERESQFEEAGIEVAGTADELFEKLDLVVDCTPGGIGAQNKTDIYEKIGLKAIFEGGEDHDAIGSSFNAEANYADNIGEDYVRVVSCNTTGLCRTLKPIYDISGIKKVRAVMVRRGADPSDVKKGPINSIVPTTEVPSHHGPDVQTIIDDINVMTMALLVPTTLMHTHNIMVELEDKITTDDVLDAFENAHRVLPVQKSLKLGSTAEIMEYAKDLGRSRGDMYEIPVWKESVNIENGELFYMQAVHQESDVVPENVDAIRAMLELEEDGEKSILKTNKAMGIL; this is translated from the coding sequence ATGAAAAGTATTGGAATAAATGGATATGGAACAATAGGTAAAAGAGTAGCAGACGCTGTATCTGCTCAAGATGACATGAAAATTGTTGGAGTTACAAAAAGAACTCCAGATTATGAAGCTAAAGCTGCTGTTGAAAAAGGATATGACCTATATATAAGTGTTCCAGAAAGAGAAAGCCAATTTGAAGAAGCAGGAATTGAAGTAGCAGGAACTGCTGATGAATTATTTGAAAAATTAGATTTAGTTGTAGATTGTACACCCGGAGGCATAGGTGCACAAAATAAAACAGATATCTATGAAAAAATTGGATTAAAAGCAATATTTGAAGGTGGAGAAGATCATGATGCTATAGGCTCCTCATTCAATGCTGAAGCAAATTATGCTGATAATATAGGTGAAGATTATGTACGTGTTGTATCATGTAACACAACAGGTTTATGTCGTACATTAAAACCTATCTATGATATTTCAGGTATAAAAAAAGTTAGAGCAGTAATGGTACGTCGTGGAGCTGATCCATCAGATGTTAAAAAAGGACCTATAAACAGTATTGTACCTACAACAGAAGTACCATCACACCATGGACCTGATGTACAAACTATTATTGATGATATTAATGTAATGACAATGGCATTACTCGTTCCAACAACACTTATGCACACTCATAACATAATGGTTGAATTAGAAGATAAAATCACAACTGATGATGTACTTGATGCATTTGAAAATGCACACCGTGTATTACCTGTTCAAAAAAGTCTTAAATTAGGATCTACTGCAGAAATAATGGAATATGCTAAAGATCTTGGACGTTCCAGAGGAGACATGTATGAAATACCAGTATGGAAAGAATCAGTCAATATAGAAAATGGAGAATTATTCTATATGCAAGCAGTCCACCAAGAATCCGATGTAGTACCAGAAAATGTCGATGCTATAAGAGCAATGCTTGAATTAGAAGAAGATGGTGAAAAATCCATATTAAAAACAAATAAAGCAATGGGTATATTATAA
- a CDS encoding TIGR00300 family protein: MYTQRILLHGHIIDSLTLPKTMDTIIDQGGDYEIEELQVGKLKTDKSTAKLIVKSDDEEIFNRILDILTDYGAELIEENEEVTLVASQKDKTVPDNFYSTSNYNTKIRYDGEWLNIDNIEMDCVICVDTENKKATCKPLNAVKKGEMIVTGRTGVKVTPLERSRGKNTFEFMNSEASAEKPTRSIIHKVATQMKEVKDNGGKIVVVGGPAVVHTGCAPILADLIKEGYVDKLFAGNALATHDIENAFYGTSLGVKMETGELVAHGHKHHISAINIINKAGSIKDAVEQGILKSGIMYECVKNNAPFVLAGSIRDDGPLPDVITDSQVAQQRMREEVQDVDMVIMIATLLHSVATGNLIPARIKSVCVDISNASVTKLSDRGSAQVISVVTDIGSFLPILKEELNKLEE, translated from the coding sequence ATGTATACACAAAGAATCCTATTACATGGACACATAATTGATTCATTAACTCTACCTAAAACAATGGATACTATTATAGATCAAGGTGGAGACTATGAAATAGAAGAATTACAAGTAGGAAAACTTAAAACTGATAAAAGTACTGCTAAACTTATTGTTAAATCTGATGATGAAGAGATATTCAATAGAATTCTTGACATACTCACAGATTATGGTGCTGAACTTATTGAGGAAAATGAAGAAGTAACTCTTGTTGCATCACAAAAAGATAAAACAGTACCTGATAATTTCTATTCAACTAGTAATTACAATACTAAAATTAGATATGATGGAGAATGGTTAAATATTGATAATATAGAGATGGACTGTGTTATCTGTGTTGATACAGAAAATAAAAAAGCAACATGTAAACCATTAAATGCTGTTAAAAAAGGTGAAATGATAGTTACTGGAAGAACCGGAGTTAAAGTTACGCCTCTTGAAAGATCACGTGGAAAAAATACATTTGAATTTATGAACAGTGAAGCTTCAGCTGAAAAACCTACACGTAGTATTATTCATAAAGTAGCTACCCAAATGAAAGAAGTTAAAGATAATGGTGGAAAAATAGTTGTTGTAGGAGGACCTGCAGTTGTACATACAGGTTGTGCACCAATACTTGCAGATTTAATAAAAGAAGGATACGTTGATAAACTATTTGCTGGAAATGCTCTTGCAACCCATGATATTGAAAATGCATTCTATGGAACTTCTCTTGGAGTAAAAATGGAAACTGGTGAACTTGTTGCTCATGGACATAAACATCATATTTCTGCAATAAATATTATAAATAAAGCTGGAAGTATAAAAGATGCTGTAGAACAAGGTATCTTAAAAAGTGGAATTATGTATGAATGTGTTAAAAATAATGCTCCATTTGTTCTTGCTGGAAGTATTCGTGATGATGGACCATTACCTGATGTTATAACAGATTCACAAGTTGCTCAGCAAAGAATGAGAGAAGAAGTTCAGGATGTTGATATGGTAATTATGATTGCTACATTACTCCATAGTGTTGCTACTGGTAACTTAATACCTGCTAGAATAAAAAGTGTATGTGTAGATATTAGTAATGCTTCTGTAACAAAACTCTCTGATAGAGGAAGTGCACAAGTTATTAGTGTAGTAACAGATATTGGTTCCTTTTTACCAATACTTAAGGAAGAACTTAATAAATTAGAAGAATAA
- a CDS encoding acyltransferase, with amino-acid sequence MKRILYVDYMRFLAIVGVLFLHITSNYITNTPIFGNYWIQSIFISSLTRFSIILFIMISGLLLLKKDNPINTIPRRIKRILEPFIVWFIIYFIVKWSLGLFESNTNNFLVLFINAILDPTIVSVQFWFVYMIIALYIATPLVSKLVHTLTDREIEYFLGIWFVCLVLKFIDKNILILDFMGFFMGHMGYFILGYYLSNTKRYCFNNRKFAICLIVIGTLITFMGTLYLTSLSNSLDLKFLTLGDLTPGAAIQAAGIFILIKNTDFREIYGKYSEIINNHIILFSKLSYGMYLSNVLLINLCSKIGIFSLNIPPFINVPIMVIMLIVILSVMLLVMNKIPIIKKATGLNNNLNKG; translated from the coding sequence ATGAAAAGAATATTATATGTGGATTATATGCGTTTTTTAGCTATAGTTGGAGTATTGTTTCTTCATATAACTTCTAATTATATAACAAATACTCCTATTTTTGGAAATTATTGGATACAAAGTATATTTATATCATCACTTACCAGATTTTCAATAATATTATTTATAATGATTTCAGGATTGCTTTTATTAAAAAAAGATAATCCTATAAATACAATTCCAAGACGAATAAAAAGGATATTAGAACCATTTATTGTTTGGTTTATAATATATTTTATTGTTAAATGGTCATTAGGATTGTTTGAATCAAATACAAATAATTTCTTAGTATTATTTATAAATGCTATTTTAGATCCTACAATAGTTAGTGTACAATTCTGGTTTGTATATATGATTATTGCATTATATATTGCCACACCTTTAGTTTCAAAATTGGTTCATACATTAACAGATAGGGAAATAGAATATTTTTTAGGAATATGGTTTGTTTGTTTAGTATTGAAATTTATTGATAAAAATATACTAATCTTAGACTTTATGGGTTTTTTCATGGGGCACATGGGATATTTTATACTTGGATATTATCTAAGTAACACTAAAAGATATTGTTTCAACAATAGAAAATTTGCAATTTGTCTAATTGTAATAGGTACTCTTATTACATTTATGGGAACATTATATTTAACAAGTTTATCAAATTCATTGGACTTAAAATTCTTAACACTTGGGGATTTAACACCAGGTGCTGCTATTCAAGCAGCAGGTATTTTTATTCTTATTAAAAATACTGATTTTAGAGAAATATATGGAAAATACAGTGAAATTATTAATAATCATATTATATTATTTAGTAAATTATCTTATGGAATGTATTTATCAAATGTTTTATTAATCAATCTATGTTCTAAAATAGGAATTTTTTCACTGAATATTCCACCATTTATAAATGTACCTATTATGGTAATCATGTTAATTGTCATATTATCTGTAATGTTGTTAGTAATGAATAAAATACCTATCATTAAAAAGGCAACAGGATTGAATAATAATTTAAATAAAGGGTGA
- a CDS encoding DUF5518 domain-containing protein, which yields MDFNNVTKGKAIPLGIIIIVLTYLLSGASSSILPFVFFTGILVGLMKHDNITESAVAALLVALIGSVISTIITSAIIYISYGSTYLAYTLTSSLYLVILYIIAGAIGGVIGYYIFNELDVKH from the coding sequence ATGGATTTTAATAATGTAACAAAAGGTAAAGCAATACCTTTAGGAATTATAATAATTGTTCTTACTTATCTTTTAAGTGGAGCTAGCTCTAGTATTTTACCATTTGTATTTTTCACAGGAATACTGGTAGGACTAATGAAACATGATAATATAACAGAATCAGCCGTTGCTGCATTACTTGTAGCTCTTATAGGTTCAGTAATTTCAACAATAATTACATCAGCAATAATTTATATATCATATGGATCAACATATTTAGCTTACACATTAACAAGTTCATTATATTTAGTAATACTCTATATAATTGCTGGTGCAATAGGTGGAGTTATTGGATATTATATTTTTAATGAATTAGATGTAAAACATTAA